Part of the Candidatus Binataceae bacterium genome is shown below.
GAACATCGTGCGGCTTTATGGACACGGCCGCGCCATTCATCCGCGCGACGCGCAATGGAGCGACTACCTCGCGATGTTTCCCGAGACTCCGGGATTGCGCCAGATAATGGAGATTGACATCGACTCTGCGATGACCTCGTGCGGGTACGCGGTGCCCAAGCTCGAGCACTTGGCCGAGCGCGACACGCTGCGACGGTACTGGGAAGCGCGCAGCGACGTCGATCTCGACAAGTACCATCGCGAGAAGAACGAACGCAGCATCGACGGTCTGCCGAGCGGGATGTTCGCCGACGGCGCGCCCGGCACAAAGTAAGTACACGCTCCAAAATCGAAGCATTCCAAAAAATCAATCCGTTCAC
Proteins encoded:
- a CDS encoding pyridoxamine 5'-phosphate oxidase family protein; translated protein: MSKWYKEITPEIKKFIAGQMMFFVATAPTAGRINLSPKGMDTFRVLSDKRVIYLDITGSGNETASHLLENGRITIMFCSFGASPNIVRLYGHGRAIHPRDAQWSDYLAMFPETPGLRQIMEIDIDSAMTSCGYAVPKLEHLAERDTLRRYWEARSDVDLDKYHREKNERSIDGLPSGMFADGAPGTK